A stretch of the Numida meleagris isolate 19003 breed g44 Domestic line unplaced genomic scaffold, NumMel1.0 unplaced_Scaffold2049, whole genome shotgun sequence genome encodes the following:
- the LOC110390802 gene encoding uncharacterized protein LOC110390802, with protein sequence MGGSSLPGPGFGEPSGCRVPGQQHATRSRCRDSGRGNGSAAQRSTSRHAALPPAPLAGELQAGSCFLLYRRSTRSRSQTLAHAAVRQAAPHDPKSPDRSSSSPATRAQAPTTRSKDQPRVTPAKGAALGRSCWQRRGGGAAGGAEPGLSGAALRGQRSGGMWQCRAAGLAGLVAVLVVYVSRAQVQQEPSAETSEGTAINITCSHPNIQSYNLINWYRQLPGRGPAFIEFIQQGSKEVRDPAGRLRVSADRRSSALWLTQPRLGDAAVYYCALDAQRQELGLRPGTNCGGRGGAVPGGAVAQSRPGPQGALPLLP encoded by the exons ATGGGCGGCAGCAGCCTGCCGGGCCCTGGCTTCGGGGAGCCCTCGGGTTGCCGTGTCCCCGGGCAGCAGCACGCCACCCGTTCCCGCTGCCGGGATTCTGGCCGGGGAAACGGCTCGGCCGCACAGCGCTCCACGTCCCGACACGCTGCCCTCCCGCCTGCTCCTCTCGCTGGGGAACTGCAGGCGGGCAGCTGCTTTCTCTTGTACCGGAGAAGCACTCGCAGCCGTTCCCAGACCCTCGCGCACGCGGCCGTGCGGCAGGCTGCACCGCACGACCCGAAAAGCCCAGATCGCAGCAGCTCCAGTCCCGCTACCCGTGCACAAGCACCCACCACTCGCAGCAAGGACCAACCCCGAGTGACACCGGCGAAGGGCGCAGCCCTGGGGcggagctgctggcagaggcGGGGAGGAGGTGCCGCGGGCGGAGCAGAGCCGGGGCTGTCGGGGGCAGCGCTGCGCGGGCAGCGGAGCGGCGGGATGTGGCAGTGCCGGGCCGCGGGGCTGGCGGGGCTGGTCGCGGTGCTCGTCG TGTATGTGAGCAGAGCCCAAGTGCAGCAGGAGCCTTCGGCAGAGACCAGCGAGGGCACCGCCATCAACATCACCTGCTCGCACCCCAACATACAGTCTTATAATTTAATCAACTGGTACCGTCAGCTCCCGGGCCGAGGTCCCGCATTCATCGAGTTCATTCAGCAAGGCTCCAAGGAGGTGCGGGACCCGGCAGGGCGGCTGCGGGTGTCGGCAGACCGCCGCTCCAGCGCCCTGTGGCTCACCCAGCCCAGGCTCGGGGACGCGGCGGTGTATTACTGCGCCCTAGACGCACAGAGACAGGAGTTAGGGCTGCGGCCGGGCACAAACTGTGGCGGGCGGGGAGGGGCGGTGCCGGGCGGAGCGGTAGCACAGTCCCGTCCTGGCCCGCAGGGGGCG